One stretch of Chryseobacterium fluminis DNA includes these proteins:
- a CDS encoding zinc-dependent metalloprotease, translated as MKTKITTLLVFCVTLFSAQTSVFQNPVNEGNLPADQKITKELASSYISTDYYLQPSFDLQSDLKINLPSHRQITAKFSRIFSYGNKTESYVYAIENEPDSELVLSKSGTVITGMYAPATGTKVMFHQVKGDIFALSVVSDQKILDQDSKDDSILDSAIPGAGKVNSNVCLSTTPVCAASTIDVMVVYTSAARTAWGGVSQSNSFIATAITNFNTALINSGVSNVTINLVYSGEIAYTEPGNINTDLTRLRTNNDGFMDNVHTLRTTYGADLVALVTGTPTNTCGLGYVNTNPTNYSGASGFCVSLYNCVVSNYSLAHELGHNMGLQHDWYVNTSTSPCSHHHGYVNRTAINLGTSSTSSQRWRTIMAYNDECSATGFNCTRINRWSNPSVNYNTEPTGIAIGNTNPSNEAYGFARFACVVSNFMPAAADALSTSETLQQAREFTVYPNPAKDFITISLDGREKYSFKIFNAAGQFILQTTERTISLKGLSSGSYFLSIYDDKGSLAGSKKFIVR; from the coding sequence ATGAAAACAAAAATTACCACCCTCCTCGTTTTCTGTGTAACTTTATTTTCAGCACAGACGAGTGTTTTCCAGAATCCCGTTAACGAAGGCAATTTACCTGCTGATCAGAAAATAACCAAAGAGCTTGCTTCAAGCTACATATCGACCGATTATTATCTTCAGCCTTCATTTGATCTCCAGTCTGATTTAAAAATAAATCTGCCGTCCCACAGACAGATCACTGCGAAATTCAGTCGTATATTCAGCTACGGCAACAAAACCGAATCTTATGTTTACGCTATTGAAAACGAGCCTGATTCTGAATTGGTTCTATCAAAATCCGGCACGGTCATTACCGGAATGTACGCTCCTGCAACGGGAACAAAAGTGATGTTCCACCAGGTAAAAGGGGATATTTTTGCACTTTCTGTGGTAAGTGACCAGAAAATTCTGGATCAGGACTCCAAAGATGATTCTATTTTAGATTCTGCCATTCCCGGAGCCGGAAAAGTGAATTCCAATGTATGTCTTTCCACCACTCCGGTTTGCGCTGCTTCTACGATAGATGTAATGGTCGTTTATACCTCAGCTGCCAGAACTGCCTGGGGCGGCGTTTCTCAAAGCAACTCCTTCATTGCGACGGCCATTACCAATTTCAACACTGCTTTAATTAATTCCGGAGTTTCCAATGTAACCATCAATCTGGTTTATTCAGGAGAAATTGCCTATACCGAACCCGGAAATATTAACACTGACCTCACAAGATTAAGAACGAACAACGACGGTTTTATGGACAATGTTCATACCTTAAGAACCACCTATGGGGCAGATCTTGTGGCTCTGGTTACCGGAACGCCTACCAACACCTGCGGATTAGGCTATGTGAACACCAATCCGACAAATTACAGCGGGGCAAGCGGATTTTGTGTAAGTCTGTACAATTGTGTAGTATCCAACTATTCTTTAGCGCACGAATTGGGCCACAATATGGGATTACAGCATGACTGGTATGTAAATACCAGCACCTCACCCTGCAGCCACCATCATGGTTACGTGAACAGAACTGCCATTAATCTGGGTACCTCCAGTACCTCATCACAGCGATGGAGAACCATCATGGCGTACAATGATGAGTGCTCGGCAACCGGCTTTAACTGTACAAGAATTAACCGTTGGTCTAATCCGTCTGTAAATTACAATACTGAGCCGACAGGAATTGCCATCGGGAATACCAATCCTTCGAATGAAGCCTATGGCTTCGCAAGATTTGCCTGTGTCGTGTCCAATTTTATGCCGGCCGCCGCTGATGCGCTGTCTACATCGGAAACACTGCAACAAGCCAGAGAATTTACGGTATATCCCAATCCGGCAAAAGATTTCATTACCATTTCATTAGATGGCCGTGAGAAATATTCATTTAAAATCTTTAATGCAGCGGGACAGTTTATATTACAGACAACAGAAAGAACCATCAGTCTCAAAGGCCTCAGTTCCGGAAGTTATTTTTTAAGTATTTATGATGACAAAGGATCTTTGGCAGGAAGTAAAAAGTTTATTGTCAGATAA
- a CDS encoding acyl carrier protein phosphodiesterase, producing MNYLAHSYLTFTDGQIVGQFLEDFIRNRDRFSFAKDIQDGITLHRAIDTFTDSHPAIHEAKKIFSPLVRLYAGAFVDVSMDYFVANDLQLHTLAEWKAHSLRVYRVLNEHEQWLPENFKMMLKKMEQDDWLYNYREDQGIKFSMRNVLNKAKYLEKDIPVFEAFLENKAALQQCYTHFFPDLLAHAKGVNALLQIEH from the coding sequence ATGAATTATCTGGCACATTCTTATCTTACTTTCACCGACGGACAGATCGTAGGACAGTTTCTGGAAGATTTCATCCGCAACAGAGACCGTTTTTCGTTTGCGAAAGATATCCAGGATGGAATCACCCTGCACCGGGCCATCGATACCTTTACCGATTCCCATCCTGCCATTCATGAAGCTAAAAAAATTTTCAGCCCATTGGTAAGATTATACGCCGGAGCTTTCGTAGACGTCTCGATGGACTATTTTGTAGCCAATGATCTGCAGCTGCATACCTTAGCGGAATGGAAGGCCCATTCGCTCCGGGTGTACCGGGTTCTGAACGAGCATGAACAATGGCTTCCTGAAAATTTTAAAATGATGCTAAAAAAAATGGAACAGGATGACTGGCTTTATAATTACAGAGAGGACCAGGGAATCAAATTCAGTATGAGAAACGTTTTAAACAAAGCAAAGTATCTGGAAAAGGATATTCCGGTATTTGAAGCATTTTTGGAAAATAAAGCAGCGCTGCAACAATGTTACACTCATTTTTTTCCGGACCTTTTAGCCCATGCAAAAGGAGTTAATGCACTTCTACAGATTGAGCATTAA